In Nymphalis io chromosome 11, ilAglIoxx1.1, whole genome shotgun sequence, one genomic interval encodes:
- the LOC126771963 gene encoding enoyl-CoA hydratase domain-containing protein 3, mitochondrial isoform X2 — MLSLIERNILKPLTLISRGVHSQYLITKESNGTREITLNHEKTKNSLSLVMMENLITAINENKNDTSLRAIILSAKGNVFSAGHNLKELQISTGTDQHKLIFNKATELMKSIIQSPVPVIAKVNGFATAAGCQLVATCDIIICSDKSKFSTPGANFGIFCSTPGIALGRSVPKSRAMHMLLTGEPINAQEAYDSGLVTKVVPADKLDEEVSRIVEQIKHKSRCVIALGKEFFYKQINLDTLDAYKLGEDIMVQNVNSNDGQEGIQSFVEKRKASWSHK, encoded by the exons atgttatctttaaTAGAG AGAAACATTCTTAAACCCTTAACTCTAATAAGTCGAGGTGTTCATAGCCAATACCTTATTACAAAAGAAAGTAATGGTACTCGGGAAATAACGTTAAATCATGAAAAAACAAA AAATTCACTGTCTCTTGTTATGATGGAAAACCTTATAACGgccataaatgaaaataaaaatgatacctCTCTGAGGGCTATCATCTTATCAGCAAAAGGCAATGTTTTTTCAGCTGGCCATAATTTGAAAGAATTG CAAATTTCCACTGGAACCGATCAacacaaattaatattcaataaggCGACAGAATTAATGAAATCTATAATTCAAAGTCCAGTACCAGTGATAGCTAAG GTAAATGGGTTTGCAACTGCAGCAGGTTGTCAATTAGTAGCCACCTGTGACATAATAATTTGTTCTGACAAAAGCAAATTTTCAACACCCGG AGCCAATTTCGGTATATTTTGTTCAACACCAGGCATAGCATTAGGAAGAAGTGTTCCAAAATCTAGAGCGATGCACATGCTGTTAACTG gtgaACCAATTAATGCACAAGAAGCATATGATAGTGGTCTGGTAACTAAAGTAGTCCCAGCAGATAAATTAGACGAAGAAGTCAGTCGAATTGTTGAGCAAATAAAACACAAGAGTCGCTGTGTTATTGCACTTGGAAAAGAATTTTTCTACAAACAAATCAATCTAGATACACTTGATGCTTATAAGTTAGGTGAAGATATTATGGTACAGAATGTCAATTCAAATGACGGCCAAGAAGGAATTCAGAGTTTTGTTGAAAAGCGTAAAGCATCTTGGagccataaataa
- the LOC126771963 gene encoding enoyl-CoA hydratase domain-containing protein 3, mitochondrial isoform X3 has translation MMENLITAINENKNDTSLRAIILSAKGNVFSAGHNLKELQISTGTDQHKLIFNKATELMKSIIQSPVPVIAKVNGFATAAGCQLVATCDIIICSDKSKFSTPGANFGIFCSTPGIALGRSVPKSRAMHMLLTGEPINAQEAYDSGLVTKVVPADKLDEEVSRIVEQIKHKSRCVIALGKEFFYKQINLDTLDAYKLGEDIMVQNVNSNDGQEGIQSFVEKRKASWSHK, from the exons ATGATGGAAAACCTTATAACGgccataaatgaaaataaaaatgatacctCTCTGAGGGCTATCATCTTATCAGCAAAAGGCAATGTTTTTTCAGCTGGCCATAATTTGAAAGAATTG CAAATTTCCACTGGAACCGATCAacacaaattaatattcaataaggCGACAGAATTAATGAAATCTATAATTCAAAGTCCAGTACCAGTGATAGCTAAG GTAAATGGGTTTGCAACTGCAGCAGGTTGTCAATTAGTAGCCACCTGTGACATAATAATTTGTTCTGACAAAAGCAAATTTTCAACACCCGG AGCCAATTTCGGTATATTTTGTTCAACACCAGGCATAGCATTAGGAAGAAGTGTTCCAAAATCTAGAGCGATGCACATGCTGTTAACTG gtgaACCAATTAATGCACAAGAAGCATATGATAGTGGTCTGGTAACTAAAGTAGTCCCAGCAGATAAATTAGACGAAGAAGTCAGTCGAATTGTTGAGCAAATAAAACACAAGAGTCGCTGTGTTATTGCACTTGGAAAAGAATTTTTCTACAAACAAATCAATCTAGATACACTTGATGCTTATAAGTTAGGTGAAGATATTATGGTACAGAATGTCAATTCAAATGACGGCCAAGAAGGAATTCAGAGTTTTGTTGAAAAGCGTAAAGCATCTTGGagccataaataa
- the LOC126771963 gene encoding enoyl-CoA hydratase domain-containing protein 3, mitochondrial isoform X1 encodes MLILELLQRNILKPLTLISRGVHSQYLITKESNGTREITLNHEKTKNSLSLVMMENLITAINENKNDTSLRAIILSAKGNVFSAGHNLKELQISTGTDQHKLIFNKATELMKSIIQSPVPVIAKVNGFATAAGCQLVATCDIIICSDKSKFSTPGANFGIFCSTPGIALGRSVPKSRAMHMLLTGEPINAQEAYDSGLVTKVVPADKLDEEVSRIVEQIKHKSRCVIALGKEFFYKQINLDTLDAYKLGEDIMVQNVNSNDGQEGIQSFVEKRKASWSHK; translated from the exons atgttaatattagaattattacAGAGAAACATTCTTAAACCCTTAACTCTAATAAGTCGAGGTGTTCATAGCCAATACCTTATTACAAAAGAAAGTAATGGTACTCGGGAAATAACGTTAAATCATGAAAAAACAAA AAATTCACTGTCTCTTGTTATGATGGAAAACCTTATAACGgccataaatgaaaataaaaatgatacctCTCTGAGGGCTATCATCTTATCAGCAAAAGGCAATGTTTTTTCAGCTGGCCATAATTTGAAAGAATTG CAAATTTCCACTGGAACCGATCAacacaaattaatattcaataaggCGACAGAATTAATGAAATCTATAATTCAAAGTCCAGTACCAGTGATAGCTAAG GTAAATGGGTTTGCAACTGCAGCAGGTTGTCAATTAGTAGCCACCTGTGACATAATAATTTGTTCTGACAAAAGCAAATTTTCAACACCCGG AGCCAATTTCGGTATATTTTGTTCAACACCAGGCATAGCATTAGGAAGAAGTGTTCCAAAATCTAGAGCGATGCACATGCTGTTAACTG gtgaACCAATTAATGCACAAGAAGCATATGATAGTGGTCTGGTAACTAAAGTAGTCCCAGCAGATAAATTAGACGAAGAAGTCAGTCGAATTGTTGAGCAAATAAAACACAAGAGTCGCTGTGTTATTGCACTTGGAAAAGAATTTTTCTACAAACAAATCAATCTAGATACACTTGATGCTTATAAGTTAGGTGAAGATATTATGGTACAGAATGTCAATTCAAATGACGGCCAAGAAGGAATTCAGAGTTTTGTTGAAAAGCGTAAAGCATCTTGGagccataaataa
- the LOC126771973 gene encoding ADP-ribosylation factor 2 yields MGLTISSVFTRLFGKKQMRILMVGLDAAGKTTILYKLKLGEIVTTIPTIGFNVETVEYKNISFTVWDVGGQDKIRPLWRHYYQNTQGLIFVVDSSDTKRIAEAENELANMLKEDELNDAVILVFANKQDMPNAMTAAELTNALNLNNLRNRRWYIQATCATQGQGLYEGLDWLSNELAKK; encoded by the exons ATGGGTCTAACAATTTCTAGTGTTTTTACAAGGCTCTTTGGCAAAAAACAAATGCGTATTCTAATGG TGGGACTCGATGCCGCtggcaaaacaacaatactttacAAGTTAAAACTTGGTGAAATTGTGACCACCATACCGACTATCGGCTTCAATGTTGAAACTGTAGAATACAAAAACATCAGCTTTACTGTTTGGGATGTTGGCGGTCAAGACAAGATTAGGCCGCTCTGGCGCCACTACTACCAGAACACGCAAGGATTGATATTTGTTGTTGATTCAAGTGACACGAAGAGAATAGCAGAAGCAGAAAATGAGCTTGCCAATATG TTAAAGGAAGATGAGTTGAACGATGCAGTCATTTTGGTGTTTGCCAATAAGCAAGATATGCCAAATGCTATGACTGCAGCTGAACTTACAAATGCATTAAACTTAAACAATTTAAGGAACCGACGT tGGTATATTCAAGCTACGTGTGCCACTCAAGGGCAAGGGCTCTATGAAGGACTAGACTGGCTGTCGAATGAATTGGCAAAGAAATGA